A stretch of the bacterium genome encodes the following:
- the rpmJ gene encoding 50S ribosomal protein L36, whose protein sequence is MKVRASVKKICEHCRVVKRRGVVYVICPRSPKHKQRQG, encoded by the coding sequence ATGAAAGTTAGAGCATCGGTAAAGAAAATTTGTGAACACTGTCGCGTTGTTAAACGTCGTGGTGTAGTTTATGTAATTTGTCCACGTTCGCCAAAACACAAGCAACGTCAAGGATAG
- the rpsM gene encoding 30S ribosomal protein S13: MARIAGIDLPRTKRLEIALTYIVGVGRPSAKKILSDTGISPDMRVSDLTEDQVGKIRQYLDANYALEGDVRRQVSQNIKRLMDLGTYRGLRHRKGLPVRGQRTNTNARTRKGPRKAQIPGKKKVTK, encoded by the coding sequence ATGGCTCGTATTGCAGGGATAGATCTTCCGCGAACAAAAAGATTAGAAATCGCACTGACCTACATCGTAGGTGTTGGTCGCCCATCGGCCAAGAAAATTTTATCGGATACAGGGATTTCTCCTGATATGCGCGTCTCAGATTTGACCGAAGATCAAGTCGGTAAGATTCGTCAATATCTCGACGCAAACTATGCGCTTGAAGGTGACGTGCGTAGACAAGTTTCACAAAACATTAAGCGCTTGATGGACCTTGGTACATACCGCGGATTACGTCACCGCAAGGGATTGCCTGTGCGTGGGCAGCGCACTAACACGAACGCCCGCACCCGTAAGGGGCCGCGTAAGGCACAAATCCCAGGTAAGAAAAAAGTTACTAAGTAG
- the rpsK gene encoding 30S ribosomal protein S11 → MAEANKQQGGTQAAGAQAGKKKRDKRKNVPLGIVHIYSTFNNTIVTISDMSGGVVSWSTAGANGFRGSRKSTPFAAQVTATQAAKSAVEQGMRSAQVRLKGPGAGRESALRALQAAGLSVSSIIDITPVPHNGCRPRKRRRV, encoded by the coding sequence ATGGCCGAGGCAAATAAACAACAAGGTGGAACCCAAGCTGCTGGAGCGCAGGCCGGGAAAAAGAAACGCGATAAGCGCAAGAACGTTCCGCTTGGAATCGTTCATATTTACTCAACCTTCAATAACACAATTGTGACGATCAGTGACATGAGTGGTGGTGTGGTGAGTTGGTCAACAGCGGGAGCAAATGGATTCCGTGGCTCTAGAAAGTCTACGCCCTTTGCTGCTCAGGTGACAGCTACGCAAGCTGCTAAGTCAGCAGTTGAGCAAGGCATGCGCAGTGCCCAAGTTCGTTTAAAGGGTCCTGGTGCTGGGCGTGAGTCTGCTTTACGCGCACTCCAGGCTGCAGGACTAAGTGTTAGTTCAATTATTGATATTACACCTGTGCCACACAATGGTTGCCGTCCGCGTAAGCGTCGTCGCGTGTAG
- the rpsD gene encoding 30S ribosomal protein S4, protein MARYTGPVCRLCRREGEKLFLKGERCYTTKCTVERREGSPGQHGKMKGRFSEYKVQLREKQKMKRIYGVLERQFRKTFGFAERKPGITGHNLLISLEARLDNMVHRAGFASSRREARQFVQHGHFMLNGTHVNIPSTQVKAGDVISVIEKSRPALRINQSMALGESRKIPDWIELDKGNFRATVKSLPVRSDLPQTINEQLVVELYSK, encoded by the coding sequence ATGGCTCGATATACTGGACCAGTTTGCCGCCTCTGTCGTCGTGAAGGAGAAAAACTCTTTCTCAAGGGCGAACGTTGTTACACCACTAAGTGCACAGTCGAAAGACGTGAAGGATCGCCTGGTCAGCACGGCAAGATGAAAGGCCGCTTCTCGGAGTACAAAGTGCAGCTTCGTGAAAAGCAAAAAATGAAACGTATCTACGGCGTACTGGAACGCCAATTCCGTAAGACTTTCGGCTTTGCTGAAAGAAAGCCTGGCATCACTGGACATAATCTTTTGATCTCCTTAGAGGCGCGTTTAGATAATATGGTGCATCGTGCTGGTTTTGCTTCTTCGCGTCGTGAAGCTCGGCAGTTTGTTCAGCATGGACATTTCATGCTCAATGGAACACACGTAAATATTCCTTCAACTCAAGTTAAAGCTGGAGATGTAATTTCAGTGATTGAAAAGAGTCGTCCAGCGTTGCGCATCAATCAGTCGATGGCGCTTGGGGAAAGCCGTAAAATCCCTGACTGGATTGAACTTGATAAGGGTAATTTCCGCGCAACAGTTAAGTCATTGCCTGTGCGTAGCGATTTACCACAAACAATTAATGAACAGTTGGTTGTTGAATTATACTCTAAGTAA
- a CDS encoding DNA-directed RNA polymerase subunit alpha, translated as MQRNILRDLIKPRRVEHEAPSARYGKFVVEPLERGYGTTVGNSLRRIMLSSLPGAAITAVRIEDVKHEFSTITGCVEDVTEIILNLKQVILDMGDKDMVTLRIDAQGPCEVTAGMISGDVNVRVINPDFHICTLNSDGKLTMELVVKSGRGYVVSESNLDEDAPLGTIPVDALFSPVRKVNYVVTNARVGQRTDYDKLTLEIWTNGSITPEDALKGAAYILRDQLSVFVEAEDLVVHVEETPKISEDRPRLNDHLFRRIDELELSVRSANCLENSNIKYIGELVQKTEAEMLRTKNFGRKSLNEIKEILTEMGLGLGMKLDSFPTREELDRMAETQMAQAAM; from the coding sequence ATGCAACGTAATATTCTCCGTGATTTGATTAAACCTCGCCGCGTTGAACACGAGGCGCCATCTGCGCGTTATGGCAAGTTTGTAGTTGAGCCGCTAGAACGTGGCTATGGCACTACTGTTGGTAATAGCTTACGCCGCATCATGCTGTCTTCGCTTCCAGGCGCTGCAATTACAGCGGTGCGGATTGAAGATGTGAAGCATGAATTCTCAACGATCACTGGCTGTGTTGAGGACGTTACTGAAATTATTTTAAATTTAAAGCAAGTTATCCTCGACATGGGGGATAAGGACATGGTGACTTTGCGTATCGATGCTCAAGGTCCATGTGAAGTAACTGCAGGCATGATTTCTGGAGATGTTAACGTCCGGGTGATTAATCCTGACTTTCACATCTGCACGCTTAACAGCGATGGAAAGCTGACAATGGAGTTGGTTGTTAAGTCAGGTCGTGGCTACGTTGTTTCTGAGTCAAACCTCGATGAAGATGCGCCACTGGGCACTATTCCTGTTGATGCTTTGTTCTCGCCAGTTCGTAAAGTTAACTATGTTGTTACTAACGCCCGTGTTGGTCAGCGCACAGACTACGACAAATTGACTTTAGAAATCTGGACCAATGGCTCAATCACTCCCGAAGACGCTTTAAAGGGAGCAGCTTACATTCTGCGTGATCAACTTTCAGTTTTCGTAGAAGCTGAAGATTTAGTTGTGCATGTGGAAGAAACACCGAAAATCTCCGAAGACCGACCACGTCTGAATGATCACTTGTTCCGTCGCATTGATGAACTTGAGCTTAGTGTGCGTTCGGCAAACTGCTTGGAAAATTCCAATATTAAGTATATTGGCGAATTAGTACAAAAGACAGAAGCTGAAATGCTTAGAACGAAGAACTTTGGTCGCAAATCTTTAAATGAAATTAAGGAAATTCTTACTGAAATGGGTTTAGGGCTGGGCATGAAGCTCGATAGTTTCCCAACTCGTGAAGAATTAGACCGCATGGCTGAGACGCAAATGGCTCAGGCGGCAATGTAA
- the rplQ gene encoding 50S ribosomal protein L17 has product MNHRVSLRKLSRTPSHRRALFRNLATALIMNGRIETTLPKAKELRRIADKLITLGKKNTLHARRQALALLQPINREVDQATDKRSAVHKLFVELAPRYVERAGGYTRVVRGRKEPIGKRMNGKRPGDNAQMAVIEFVEEQSAAKKPAKKKRAVKRAQATTEAATTEATS; this is encoded by the coding sequence ATGAATCATCGAGTCTCTCTTAGAAAATTAAGCCGAACACCGTCGCACCGACGCGCACTATTTCGTAATTTAGCAACTGCCTTAATCATGAACGGGCGGATCGAGACGACTTTGCCGAAGGCAAAGGAGTTACGACGTATCGCAGATAAACTAATTACCTTAGGTAAGAAGAACACTCTGCATGCGCGTCGCCAAGCTCTTGCGCTTTTGCAACCGATTAATCGGGAAGTAGATCAAGCCACAGATAAGCGCAGCGCCGTGCATAAGCTATTTGTTGAGCTTGCTCCCCGCTACGTTGAGCGTGCCGGCGGATACACTCGCGTAGTACGTGGGCGTAAGGAGCCAATTGGCAAGCGCATGAATGGTAAGCGTCCCGGAGACAATGCGCAGATGGCTGTGATTGAATTTGTGGAAGAACAGTCCGCAGCTAAAAAACCAGCAAAGAAGAAGCGTGCTGTGAAACGTGCGCAAGCCACAACTGAAGCGGCAACTACCGAAGCAACTTCGTAA
- a CDS encoding enoyl-ACP reductase, translating into MGLLDGKRGLIFGVANHRSIGWGIAERARKEGATLGFTYLNESLAKRVYPLAESLNSELILQCDVNNDAEIDSVFAEVQKRWGSLDFIVHSLAYASGDDLKNEFNQTSREGFSLAMQVSAYSLLALTNRAIPLMKEGGSILTLTYLGSEKVVPNYKVMGVAKAALEATVRELAVDVGPRGIRVNAVSAGPIKTLAASGISEFRQLLSHFEGRAPLKKPVTIEDVGAASIFYLCDLSAAVTGEITFVDCGFNVTAI; encoded by the coding sequence ATGGGTTTGCTAGACGGCAAACGTGGCCTGATTTTCGGTGTTGCTAATCATCGAAGCATCGGCTGGGGGATTGCCGAGCGCGCGCGCAAGGAAGGCGCAACTCTCGGATTTACTTATCTTAATGAGTCTTTGGCTAAGCGTGTTTACCCTTTAGCTGAATCTCTCAATTCAGAGCTGATCCTTCAGTGTGATGTAAATAACGATGCTGAAATCGATAGCGTGTTTGCTGAAGTGCAAAAGCGTTGGGGCTCTCTCGATTTCATTGTGCACTCTCTTGCCTACGCAAGTGGGGATGATCTTAAAAACGAATTTAATCAAACCTCGCGCGAGGGCTTCTCCTTGGCAATGCAAGTTAGTGCCTATTCGCTACTGGCGTTGACCAACCGTGCAATTCCGCTAATGAAAGAAGGCGGATCGATTTTAACACTTACCTACCTTGGTTCTGAAAAAGTTGTCCCCAATTACAAGGTCATGGGCGTTGCAAAAGCTGCACTTGAAGCAACAGTTCGAGAACTTGCAGTTGATGTCGGACCTCGTGGCATTCGCGTAAACGCAGTCTCTGCTGGGCCAATTAAAACACTTGCCGCTTCAGGTATTTCGGAATTTAGACAATTACTGTCACATTTCGAAGGCCGCGCGCCACTAAAAAAACCAGTTACAATCGAAGATGTCGGAGCTGCGTCAATCTTTTACTTGTGCGACTTGTCTGCGGCAGTGACCGGCGAGATTACTTTTGTTGATTGCGGATTCAATGTTACCGCAATCTAA
- a CDS encoding class I SAM-dependent methyltransferase, whose product MNYSSTNFEKYQTKNPVVRNLIDKFFDKIRAAVYENLPHDAARVLDAGCGEGETVSQLGSKLENLNYVGLDFSLGAVKYSVARHHQNQATKFLNSSIYNLPFSDRTFDAAFCFEVLEHLETPEKGLAELDRVTRGPLIVSVPYEPYFQLGNLMRGKYLQTLGNHPEHVNHWNLRTFKNFLQTRRKDVKVTSSFPWIIGVAR is encoded by the coding sequence ATGAATTACTCCAGCACAAATTTTGAGAAATATCAGACGAAAAATCCGGTCGTCAGAAATCTGATCGATAAATTTTTCGATAAAATTCGTGCCGCCGTTTATGAAAACTTGCCTCACGACGCAGCAAGAGTCTTGGATGCTGGTTGTGGCGAAGGCGAGACAGTTTCACAACTTGGCTCGAAACTTGAAAATCTGAACTACGTTGGATTGGACTTCTCGCTTGGTGCTGTAAAATACTCCGTGGCTCGCCACCACCAGAACCAAGCTACAAAATTCTTAAATAGCTCGATCTATAATTTGCCCTTTAGCGACCGGACATTCGACGCTGCTTTTTGCTTTGAGGTTTTAGAACACCTTGAGACGCCTGAAAAAGGACTTGCTGAGCTCGATCGTGTTACACGGGGCCCGCTGATCGTTTCTGTGCCCTATGAGCCTTATTTTCAACTGGGCAATCTAATGCGCGGCAAATATTTGCAGACATTGGGGAATCACCCCGAGCACGTTAACCATTGGAATCTCAGAACATTTAAAAACTTTTTACAGACACGTCGTAAAGACGTAAAAGTTACGTCTTCATTCCCATGGATTATTGGAGTCGCCAGATGA
- a CDS encoding glycosyltransferase family 2 protein, protein MKPSLVSIVIPALNEQESLTPLTEEIEKACSSTTQYDFELIFVDDGSRDNTWKVMHELAEKYSWCRAVRLRRNFGKATALAVGIEYARGEYVMTLDADLQDDPLEGIRLLGKLSPEIDLICGWKINRRDSFGRRFASKIFNFVTGAVFGTKLHDGNCGLKVGRSVVFRSVPLYGELHRYIPMIASGLGFRVAEDGVVHRARSFGKSKYGLERIFRGAFDLLTATMITKFRQRPGHLFGGIGVLFGIAGLLVLTYMTILWFFGVQPIGTRPLFFLGILLLILGVHFFSSGLLAELILHQGQKGVDRDEAVLEIAGLNLKPVDIARSGAR, encoded by the coding sequence ATGAAACCAAGTTTAGTGAGCATCGTCATACCGGCTTTAAATGAACAAGAGTCACTGACTCCATTAACTGAAGAAATCGAGAAGGCTTGCAGTTCAACAACGCAATATGACTTCGAATTGATATTTGTTGATGATGGGAGCCGTGACAACACTTGGAAAGTAATGCACGAGCTTGCAGAAAAATATTCCTGGTGCCGCGCAGTCCGGCTTCGTAGAAATTTTGGAAAGGCAACAGCGCTTGCCGTTGGAATCGAATATGCCCGCGGTGAATATGTGATGACCCTCGATGCCGACCTCCAAGATGACCCGCTTGAGGGTATTCGACTACTAGGGAAACTAAGCCCCGAGATAGATTTAATCTGTGGTTGGAAAATAAATCGACGTGACTCATTTGGCCGCCGTTTTGCCTCAAAAATATTTAACTTTGTCACTGGGGCCGTGTTCGGCACAAAGTTGCATGATGGAAATTGTGGGTTAAAAGTCGGACGATCGGTTGTTTTCCGATCAGTGCCGCTCTACGGCGAATTACATCGCTATATTCCAATGATTGCCTCTGGTTTGGGATTTCGTGTCGCTGAAGACGGTGTAGTGCATCGTGCAAGGTCTTTTGGAAAGTCTAAATACGGGTTGGAGCGCATTTTCCGTGGAGCATTTGATTTACTCACGGCTACAATGATCACTAAATTTAGACAGCGGCCCGGACATCTATTCGGCGGAATCGGAGTCCTCTTTGGAATTGCTGGTTTACTAGTCTTGACTTATATGACGATACTTTGGTTTTTCGGTGTTCAACCAATCGGAACCAGACCGCTTTTCTTTCTTGGAATATTACTTTTAATTCTTGGCGTGCACTTTTTCTCTTCGGGTTTACTGGCAGAATTAATTTTACACCAAGGACAAAAGGGGGTCGATCGAGATGAAGCAGTGCTTGAAATAGCTGGCCTAAATCTTAAGCCAGTTGATATTGCGCGTTCAGGAGCGCGTTAA
- a CDS encoding right-handed parallel beta-helix repeat-containing protein translates to MKYTNYVLLLSYLCLSIHHDCLAQSLETINYAIGSPTVVDYFVDPLAGNDGNAGTNQNQAFKTLTRAWNLIPINQTLSTGFRINLLPGVLTESELPNYLESRHGTYTAPIIIRALHGRGSVTLGGDLNVFDTRYLYLIDLIINPQPAGDALHFERCDHILIKNCELNGGEQIAHEALKVNQSQYIYIEDSSIHGAYDNAIDFVAVQYGHVLRNKIHNAQDWCIYAKGGSAYIRVEANEIYNCGTGGFTAGQGTGFEFMTSPWLHYEAYDIKVINNIIHDTQGAGLGVNGGYNILLAHNTLFRVGSRSHTIEVVFGGRSCDGNRSTCQAHLDSGGWGTATIDGGETYANIGNKNVLIYNNIIFNPADHPGAAEHFAIYGPRSALPGSNVPGPVSSDENLQIKGNLIYNLPGTASLGIGETSGCQPTNPSCNQSQLVSENTISTTIPEFINAMSGDFRPTLGSNLLEVATFLIPNFPGGDRVAAPLAPEGNLMNHFTRDLSLATRSLPGTPGAYESGNSELVPPGGQDDPPFLDLAPVISRAKCSPKILRRNRTILCEVHVSDDHGIARVTITTPRSTYRLKRSGSIYKTKIRLRKKGKYNFTARVVDSGGNQSQRSIGRITVK, encoded by the coding sequence GTGAAGTATACAAACTACGTCTTATTGCTAAGCTATCTGTGCCTATCAATACATCACGACTGCTTAGCGCAAAGCTTAGAGACGATAAATTATGCAATCGGTTCTCCGACAGTAGTTGACTACTTTGTAGATCCGCTTGCCGGCAATGATGGCAATGCCGGGACAAACCAAAATCAAGCATTTAAAACTTTGACGCGGGCTTGGAATCTGATCCCGATCAACCAAACACTCTCAACAGGGTTTCGGATCAATCTATTACCTGGCGTGCTGACTGAATCTGAATTGCCTAATTATCTCGAATCAAGGCATGGCACATATACGGCACCGATCATAATCCGCGCCTTGCATGGTCGAGGTTCAGTGACTTTAGGAGGAGATTTAAATGTCTTTGATACGCGTTATTTATATTTAATAGACCTGATCATCAATCCTCAACCGGCCGGGGACGCGCTACACTTTGAGCGCTGTGACCATATCTTAATTAAAAACTGCGAACTAAATGGCGGCGAGCAAATTGCCCACGAAGCACTAAAAGTAAATCAGTCTCAGTATATCTATATTGAAGATTCAAGTATTCACGGCGCTTACGACAATGCAATTGATTTCGTAGCAGTGCAATACGGTCACGTGTTGCGTAATAAAATTCATAACGCCCAAGACTGGTGTATCTACGCAAAAGGCGGATCGGCATACATTCGAGTCGAAGCAAATGAAATATATAATTGTGGCACAGGAGGCTTTACTGCTGGGCAAGGCACGGGCTTCGAATTTATGACTTCGCCGTGGCTCCACTACGAAGCCTATGACATTAAAGTCATAAATAATATAATTCACGACACACAAGGAGCTGGGCTGGGTGTAAATGGTGGCTATAACATTTTGCTCGCCCATAATACGCTTTTTCGCGTGGGCAGTCGCTCTCATACAATTGAAGTAGTCTTTGGTGGAAGATCTTGCGATGGCAATCGTAGCACTTGCCAAGCACACTTAGATTCAGGTGGCTGGGGAACTGCAACTATCGACGGCGGGGAAACTTATGCAAACATCGGCAATAAAAATGTTTTGATCTATAACAATATCATCTTTAATCCTGCAGACCATCCAGGAGCAGCTGAACACTTTGCGATCTATGGACCGCGAAGCGCGCTACCGGGAAGTAATGTTCCTGGACCGGTCAGTAGCGACGAAAATCTGCAAATCAAAGGAAATTTAATTTACAATCTACCCGGCACTGCTAGTTTAGGTATTGGAGAAACTAGTGGCTGTCAGCCCACAAATCCTAGTTGCAATCAATCCCAATTAGTTAGTGAGAATACAATTAGCACGACAATCCCGGAATTCATAAACGCTATGAGTGGCGATTTTAGGCCTACCTTGGGCAGCAATTTACTCGAGGTCGCAACATTTTTAATCCCAAACTTCCCTGGTGGTGACCGTGTTGCTGCACCGCTAGCTCCTGAAGGTAATCTTATGAACCATTTTACGCGTGATCTTTCGCTAGCAACACGTTCACTACCAGGCACTCCTGGTGCTTATGAGTCAGGAAATTCTGAATTAGTCCCTCCAGGTGGCCAAGACGACCCACCTTTCTTAGATTTGGCACCGGTAATTTCAAGAGCAAAATGTTCTCCAAAAATCTTGCGTAGAAATCGCACGATTCTTTGTGAGGTGCACGTTAGCGATGATCATGGCATAGCACGAGTGACGATTACAACACCACGGTCGACTTATCGACTCAAGCGCAGCGGCAGTATTTATAAGACAAAGATCAGACTGAGAAAAAAAGGTAAATATAACTTTACGGCACGAGTCGTAGATAGCGGCGGAAATCAATCACAACGATCAATCGGCAGAATCACTGTGAAATAA
- the argS gene encoding arginine--tRNA ligase: MKDRLKQLLASSLASSGQIDQPTAYRLLEKPKQDSHGDLAFPCFEIAKRLKKNPKDLAIELASNLTLPAGFDHAQAVGPFVNFHFTREIFIRDTLENILSEKFSKNAQSEKVVLEYSSPNIAKPFHVGHLRATLIGNVLDKVYRFLGYQVVSVNHLGDWGTQFGFVWAGCELWGKPQDPTVEALVELYKRATTLKDNQENNTVSESDQKFPEINTLARKYFVDLEQGEAYAVEFWQWCLAISLQYFKQTYARLGISFDHYTGESFYSDKLDSVKETLNAAKILKESEGAFGVDLGEKLGFARVYTADGRSLYLTRDLATAEYRAKEFKFDRSIYVVGAPQTLHFQQIIEILKRLGRSYAEKITHVPFGLVLGVKTRGAGDTIELNELLDEAQSRALKAYHDQVSKRPDGLDEHVVAWGVGVSALIFGMLSKSRIKDVQFNWDQALQFQGDTGPYVLYACARVTGIKEKVTIDIAGAVKAQFLVDDTAYSLAKLLADFIPTLRLVTIEHEPAILANYLLDVAHAFSKAYLELKVLGVDAETAKARLQLFEATAKVLTQGLELMGMVPLQRM, from the coding sequence ATGAAAGATCGTTTAAAACAGCTTCTTGCTTCATCGCTTGCCTCATCTGGACAGATCGATCAGCCGACAGCTTATCGATTACTGGAGAAACCAAAACAAGATTCACATGGCGACCTTGCTTTCCCCTGCTTTGAAATTGCAAAACGCTTGAAGAAAAATCCAAAGGATCTAGCTATTGAATTGGCAAGTAATCTTACTTTGCCTGCTGGATTTGATCACGCTCAAGCAGTTGGTCCGTTTGTAAATTTTCATTTTACTCGCGAGATTTTCATTCGAGACACATTAGAAAATATTCTCAGTGAAAAATTCTCGAAAAACGCTCAAAGCGAAAAAGTTGTCCTCGAATATAGTAGTCCAAACATCGCCAAGCCATTTCATGTTGGGCATTTGCGCGCCACTTTAATCGGCAACGTCCTTGATAAAGTTTATCGTTTCCTCGGCTATCAAGTCGTCAGCGTTAACCATCTCGGCGATTGGGGCACGCAGTTCGGTTTTGTTTGGGCCGGATGCGAACTCTGGGGCAAGCCACAAGATCCAACCGTAGAAGCGCTAGTTGAGCTTTACAAACGTGCCACGACCTTAAAAGACAATCAGGAAAACAACACCGTTTCCGAATCAGACCAAAAATTCCCGGAAATTAACACACTGGCGCGAAAGTATTTCGTAGATCTCGAACAGGGTGAGGCTTATGCAGTTGAATTTTGGCAATGGTGCCTAGCGATTTCACTCCAATACTTTAAGCAAACCTATGCTCGACTTGGCATTAGTTTCGATCACTACACTGGTGAGTCTTTTTACTCCGACAAACTAGACTCAGTAAAAGAAACGCTAAATGCCGCCAAAATCCTTAAGGAGTCAGAAGGCGCTTTTGGAGTTGATTTGGGTGAAAAACTTGGATTTGCAAGAGTCTACACCGCTGATGGTCGCTCTTTATATTTGACTCGCGATCTTGCCACAGCTGAATACCGCGCCAAGGAATTTAAGTTTGACCGCTCAATTTATGTAGTCGGCGCACCGCAGACCTTACACTTCCAGCAGATTATTGAAATCCTCAAACGTCTTGGCAGATCATACGCCGAGAAAATCACGCACGTGCCTTTTGGTCTTGTGCTTGGAGTTAAAACACGCGGAGCTGGTGACACGATTGAGCTCAACGAACTATTAGACGAAGCCCAAAGTCGCGCACTTAAGGCCTACCATGATCAAGTCAGCAAGCGCCCAGATGGTCTAGACGAGCATGTCGTAGCCTGGGGCGTTGGCGTGAGTGCACTTATTTTTGGCATGCTTTCAAAAAGCAGAATCAAAGATGTGCAATTTAATTGGGATCAAGCCTTACAGTTCCAGGGCGATACTGGACCATATGTGCTTTACGCTTGCGCTCGCGTGACTGGCATTAAAGAAAAAGTGACAATTGATATTGCTGGAGCAGTAAAAGCTCAGTTCTTAGTCGATGATACCGCTTATAGCCTAGCTAAGCTTTTGGCTGATTTTATTCCAACATTAAGACTAGTCACGATAGAACACGAGCCGGCGATTCTTGCAAATTACTTGCTTGACGTGGCACATGCTTTTTCTAAGGCCTACTTGGAGCTTAAAGTCTTAGGGGTAGACGCTGAGACTGCGAAAGCCCGCTTGCAGCTATTCGAAGCCACAGCAAAAGTCCTAACCCAAGGTCTTGAACTAATGGGCATGGTGCCCCTTCAGCGTATGTAA
- a CDS encoding cytochrome c3 family protein — MRKNFTRLFGLVVSVTIVAAFLMYASGARAGNGQNNSPNIKSGLWKDGKAIEWDLPELGIFDWNPRGYAPEQPVKFSHWIHVGKNKMECQYCHYGVTKSSASTIPPSELCMGCHKLVKTESPEIKKLTEYHNKGLPVPWIKVHKLQDHARFNHERHIKSGVGCQNCHGLVQEMDQVEKVSSMKMGFCVSCHRDQGASIDCATCHY; from the coding sequence ATGCGCAAAAACTTTACTCGACTTTTCGGGCTTGTTGTTAGTGTAACTATAGTTGCAGCTTTCTTGATGTATGCATCAGGAGCTCGTGCTGGAAACGGACAGAACAACTCGCCAAATATCAAAAGCGGACTTTGGAAAGATGGCAAAGCAATCGAATGGGATTTGCCTGAATTAGGTATCTTTGACTGGAATCCACGCGGCTATGCCCCAGAGCAGCCGGTAAAATTCAGCCATTGGATTCACGTCGGTAAGAATAAAATGGAGTGTCAGTACTGCCACTACGGAGTTACTAAATCTAGCGCTTCTACAATTCCGCCGAGCGAGCTGTGCATGGGATGTCATAAGCTCGTTAAAACCGAATCTCCCGAAATTAAAAAACTCACAGAATATCACAACAAAGGCTTACCAGTGCCATGGATCAAGGTGCATAAGCTACAGGACCACGCGCGTTTTAATCACGAACGACACATTAAAAGTGGCGTAGGTTGTCAAAATTGTCACGGGTTGGTTCAGGAAATGGATCAAGTTGAGAAAGTGTCCTCAATGAAAATGGGGTTTTGTGTAAGTTGTCATCGTGATCAAGGTGCAAGCATTGACTGTGCAACTTGTCACTATTAG